The Methanocella arvoryzae MRE50 DNA window GCAAGACCACCACCATCGCCAAGCTGGGCGAGCGCCTGAAAGAGCAGGGCTATGGTGTGGTCATCGCCGCGGGCGACACCTTCCGGGCCGGGGCCATCGAGCAGCTCGAGAAGCACGCCGACCGTCTCGGCATCAAGATGATCAAGCACGCGCAGGGCGCAGACCCCGCCGCTGTAATATACGATGCCGTCCAGTTCGCCAAAAACAACAAGAAAGACATAGTTTTAGCTGACACGGCAGGCAGGCTTCATACGAACATCAACCTCATGGAGCAGCTCAGGAAGATCAACCGCGTCGTGAAGCCCGATTTAGTAATATTCGTCGACGAGGCCATCGCCGGCAACGACGCCGTCGAGCGCGCAAAATTATTCAACGACGCCGTGCCAGTCAGCGGCACTATCCTGACCAAGGCTGATGCGGACGCCAAGGGCGGCGCAGCCATCTCCATCGCCCATATCACGGGCAAGCCGATCCTGTTTTTGGGAGTAGGCCAGGAGTACAAGGACCTGAAGAAGTTCGAGACGGACTGGTTCGTGGATCGGCTGTTCGAGCGCTAAGTTTTTTGAGAGATCTTCCGGTCTGTTCAGCAGGCCGGGACGTCCGCTTTTCTTGTTATCCCCGTTATACGCCGACCGAATACTGGTAGCGGACTTCCACCGGCACGTAGCCTGTCACGCCGCCGGGGATTGTCTCGTCGATCGTGTAGGTGTGGATTTCGAACCTGCGGACGCCCTCTTCCGGGGCGTTCACCTTGTTGTGGTTGAGATTCACCTTCAGCTTCCCCTCTACCCGGAGGTTGCTGTCATTGCTGAGGGGCCTGAGCGCCGGGTCTACGTAGATGTACGTGCTGTAATTGGTCTCCAGGGTGCAAAGCTCGGGCACGTAAGCGACGGGCAGCAGCGGCGTGTCGAGGAACCGCTTTACCGCTGCCCGGCCTTCGCTGCCGGTCGGGTAGTTCAGCGCCTCCACATACCCTGAAGCGATGACATGCACGTCATCGAAGGACGGTGTCTTGTTGATCCTGTCCGGCACCACCCCCGGAAGCGTTGATGTATCCTGGCCGGGAGAAACGGCTATAGGAGTAGCACCGGCATAGCTCTCGTAATAGTCAGTCGTGACGATCCGGGCTTCTAGCATGGGGCCTTCTGTGGCATCCACGGGTTTCAGGCTTTGCATCCCGTGGTACCTGTACCTGCCGTCCTTGTTGTAGTTTACCCACCAGCCCTCCTCAAGCACCGGAGTGCCGTTGACGCCGGGCAGGGGCATCATGATCACGGCGGTGCCGTTTTCCGAGGCGAAGCCTTCGAGGCCGGTGACCGATAGCTCGTATTCGTAGTAGGGGGCCCGGGGCGCAAAGGGATCGTCGATCGAGCCTATGTAGGCGAAGAAGAGGCCGAAGAAAGCGGCCAGCGCCAGCATGGAGACGATGATCAGGAGCGTGATCGCGATAGACAGCAGTTTCAACCTTCTCCGGTACCGATCTGACTTCTCCTGTTCTACCATAGTAATCCTCTCTGGCCTGAAACACTCATGGGTCTGCAATGTCTTAAAGATCGCCCTCGTCTCCGGCGCCAGCCTGCCCGGCCTGCAACGTTCGTCCGGATACCGGCATTTGCCATTCCATAATTATTTTAAAGCGGAGGGCGACTTTTCCTCGCAGGTACGTGCAGATGAGACCGCTCATATTCGGAAACGGCTCGCTCCTCGTCTGCGTGGACGAGAGGGGCATAGTGAGGGACTTTTACTACCCGTATGCCGGCATGGAGAACCACGGCGGGTTCATGCGGCTCGGGCTGTACGACCTCGCCAGGAAGCGGTTCGCGTGGCTGGAGGACTGGGATAAGAGCCAGAGCTATGTCCGGGAAGCGCCAGACCTTTCAGGGTCGGCATACGATGTCTCCATGGTGGGGGAAACGGACTACTTCAGCCCCGACTTCGGGGCGGAGGTGGCGGTCAGGAGCATGGTGCATCACGAGCGGAACTTTTTCCTACGGACCGTCACCGTGAAAAACACCTCGGGAGAGCCTTCCCGGCTGCGGCTGTTCTCCTCCCAGAGCTACCACATCCTGGAGAACAACTTCGCCAACACGGCGGTGAGGGACGGCCCCATGCTGAACCACTACAAGCGAGACCGGTTCTTCATCCAGAGCTCCAGGCCGGTGTTCGACCAGTTCACCACGGGGATCTCCGAGTGGAGGGACCGTCAGGGCACCTGGAAGGACGCGGAGGACGGCGTGCTGGAGGGCAACATCGTCGCCCACGGCACAGTGGACTCCACCGTGGGCTGGACACTGCCTGAGCTACCGCAGGGCGAAAGTGCGGTAGTGCACTTCTGGGTCTGCGTCGGCCGCCACTTCCGGGAGGCCAAGGAGGTACACGACTGGGTCAGGTCCCGTGACCTGGACAGCCTCTACCGGGAAAGCTCACGCTACTGGAAATCCTTCTCGGTAAAAGCCCAGAGCCACGGCCATCTATCCAGTTACTCCTCCCTGCCGGACGACGTGCGGGACGCGTTCTCCCGGAGCCTGCTCACGGTGTTCTGCCACATCGATCGGGGCGGCTCTATCATAGCGTCCTGCGACTCCCAGATCAAGCAGCAGGGAGCCGATTACTACACTTATTGCTGGCCCCGGGACGCCGCGTGGGTAGCGATGGCGCTGGACCGGGCCGGCTACCGGTACCTGTGCCGCAACACCTACAAATTCTTCAGCAAAATCCTCGACCGCCGGGGCTTCTTCCGCCACAAGTACACGCCAGCCGGCGATCTGGGAAGCACCTGGCATCCCCTGCCCATGGTCCAGATCGATGAGACAGGGCTGCCGTTGTACGCGCTGTACCGGCACTGGCTGGAGGACAGGAACATCATGACCATCTCGGCCCTGTACGAGCCCCTCGTCCGGCCGGCCGCCGACTTTCTCGTAAGCTTCATCGATCCAGGTACTGGCCTGCCCCAGCCCAGCTTCGACCTGTGGGAGGAGCGCAAAGGTGTCTACGCCTATTCCTGCGCCTGCGTATATGCCGGCTTGCGCAGCGCCGCGGAAATGGCCTCTCTCATAGGTGACGAGGGTGCCAGAGCCCGGTGGGACTCGGCTGCAGCCTCAGTCAGGGACGCCACAATCCGCCGCATGTATGATCCCGCGCTCGGCCGGTTCAGGCGGGGCGTCGGAGACGATACGGTAGACGCGTCGCTGTTCGCCGTCTGGTACCTGGGCCTGGTTCCGCCTGACCATCCTGCGGCCTCGGGCACCATGAAGGCGGTGGAAGACCGCCTCACCCGGCCCGACGGGGGGATCGCCAGATACGAGGGCGACCAGTACCAGGGCTTCATGAATAGCTGGCCCCTCTGTACATTGTGGCTGGCACAATGGTACCTGTGCAGAGGAGACCTGGAACGGGGAATGTCGCTGATCCGCTGGGCAATCAGCCATTCGGCAAAGGGGGGCCTCATGCCCGAGCAGGTGAACGAAAGGGGTGAGCCCGTCTCAGTGCTCCCTCTCGCCTGGTCGCACTCCACGTTCATGACCGCGGTGATCGAGTACCTCGAGGCTCAGGCAGGGCGATTCTGGTCTCCATTTTAGATGCCCCCGGAAGCCCTTCAGTTGCAGCCGGCTCAAATGATCTCCGGCAGCCGGTACCGGCGCGGTTGTATCCTATTCCATTAATGCCAGCGCAATAATTAACCCCTTTATTTCTACTGGAAAGCCTGTATTTCAGCCCTGTCGTCCCGGATATCCTGCAATGGCGCCAGTAGCTGAATTCCCGTACTCCAGCAGACGTAAAGCTTATTATCCCACCGCCTGATATGGCTAGTATTCGCTTAGTATTAACCGGGTAAAATAAAAGGCGGTATTCTTGTGTTGAGGCTCAGAAGGTTTGCGTTGATCGCTTCTTTGATCGTATTCGCCGTGGCGCTGTTCGCGCAGCCGGCCATGGCTGAACAGCCGGAGCAGGAGTGGACTTATTCCACGAACGCGTACATTACCGGCTCGCCGGTGTACCAGAACAACGTGCTCTACGTGGGTACCCAGAGCGGCAAGCTCTACTCGCTCTACGCTCCCTACGGTTCGGCCCAGTGGACCTTCACCACTGACAACAAGACCCCAACGGCTATATCTGCTGCACCCCTTGTGGCGACTGACGAGGTGACCCGACAGCGCATGATATACTTCGGCAGCGGTCAGGGCACCCTGTTCGCTGTTGATATCAATGGGAAAGAAGTATGGCGCTTCCAGGCGGACTCCTCCATCGACTGTACCCCGGTGCTCTACAACGGCGTCATCTTCTTCGGCACCTTCAACGGTAAAGTGTACGCACTGTCGGCAGAGGATGGCAACCAGTGCTGGAACTTCACCGCCGACGGGTGGATCAGCGACGGCCTGGCGGCTATGGACAACCAGATCTACTTCGGCTCCTGGGACGGCCACCTCTACAGCCTGGACGTCGGCAACGGCAAGCAGAAGCTGAAGGTGGACCTCAACAGCCGGGTGAACGCTCCCGTCGTCTCGGGGGATAACATCTATGTGGGCACTCAGGACGGGGTACTCTACTGTATCAACCGCTTCAGCGGTAACGTGCAGTGGAAGTTCGAAACAGACGGCGCCATCGTATCCCGGCCCCTGGTACAGCTGAACACCGTCTACTTCGGCTCTGCAGATGGCAACCTGTACGCAGTCAACGAAACCAACGGCAGGCAGATATGGAAGTTCGCGGCCCAGAACGGTATCAGGGCTACCCCCGGCTTCGACAGCGGCATCCTCTACTTTGGCTCGAGCGACGGGCACGTCTACGCCGTCGACGCCAGAATGGGCCTGGAGTACTGGAGGTACAACGCTGGCAGCGCCGTAGACACCACCCCCATGGCGGGCCTGGGGACGGACAGGAAGAAACACCTCTACTTCGCCACCGTGAATGGAGATGTCATCTCCCTGATGCTGCCCGACTCCCTGATCATGGCCACCCCCACCCCGAATCCCTCACCGACAGTGACGCCCACGATCGTGCCCACCCCGACCGTGACCGTGACCCCAACCCCGGTGCCTCTGCCCACCGCCGGCCCTGAGCCCCAGTCCTCATGGTGCCCGCTCCCCGGGCTGCTCGCAGCTGCGCTGGCAGTCGTTGGAATAGTATATTACAGGCGTCGTTAAGAGACGCCTGTTCTAATTCTACAGGCCGGCTGACTGGCAAAAGTCGGGGAGATGCCCGAAGATCTGAGGGGAGGTTATGTGAGGCACCTGGGGGCAGGAGCGAATATATTTAAGTAAATCCTCCCAAACCTTTCCACACTCCCAGACCTCCTCTCTGACCTCTGACCCTCCCTAACCTCCCAGCCTGAAAATCCTCCCCGTCCTCCCTGGAACTCCCCGACCTCCAGGAGCTCTTCGTCGGCTTAACTTGAAAAACCACCTTACATTAGATAGTGTTCATAGGGCTCATTTTCTCGCGTACTACCCGCTGGCGCCGCCCTTTGTCCTCGCACAACAATAATATAATAAACACATCATATAATTTTGGTGATCCGATGGAGACTGTGAATGTCAAGGTCGACGAACAATTTCAGGACCGGGAGTTTTACCGCGAGAGCCCGCTGAAGACTGATAAGATCGCTTTCAGCCTCTACAATTTCAAGCCGTGGCAGGCGCTGCCCATGCAGCGGAACCCCGGGAGCGACACGATCATGTACTTCGTCGACGGGGAGGCATTCATGCTCATCAACGACGCCGTGTTCTCCGTCAGCCCCGGCGATGCCATGTATGTGCCAGCCGGCGCCACTTACGGGGTGCTGGCAGGGGAGAACGACCTGAACGTGGTCACGGTGCAGGGCCCGAAGCCGGTGGAAGTACAGCAGGAACGAGGCCTTTTCTTCAGGTGTCCTGACTGCGAGCTGGAGGCGCCGCTGACCACCGGGACCGAGACCGGAGACTTCAACATGTGCCCCCGGTGCGAGACCATGGTAAAGCTGACCAAAGGGCAGGACAGCTACAGGGCTGAGAAGACGACCGAGACGCCTCCGCCGGAGCCGGAGCTCTCTCACATGAGCGGTGAAGCCTCCGCAGGAGAAGAGCGGAAAGAGCCGGAGGCTAAGCTGGAGTTCAGCGTGATCGACTTCCAGCCCTGGCAGGCGCTATCCATGCATAAGAACCCCGGGAGCGACACGCTTCTCTACGTCGTCCAGGGCCAGGGGATCATGTTCGTCGACGACGAGGAGAAGTCGGTAGACGCCAACGAAGCCATCTACGTGCCGGCAGGTTCTGCCTACGGGATCATGGCCGCCGATAACCCGATGACAGTCATGAGCATACAGGGCCCGGTACCGGTCGAATCAGAGGAAGTCGGCGGCCTCGAGTACGAATGCCCTGTCTGCAGCCTCGAGACTCCGGTGACCACAAATACGTATGACGGGTGCATCACGGTCTGCCCGAGGTGCAACGTCAAGCTCAGGCTGACCCGGGCGGGAGATACGTTCAAGGCCGAGGAGACCACGGAACAGGCGCCGACGGAGGCCGAAGCTCAGTAAAAGACGGACAGATAATAATTCTATTACTGGCCTATAGGGTTAGCCGACCAGGCCCGTTAACGATGATGGCTGTCCTGATGTGCTAATGCCGGAAGCGTAGATGCTTAAAAAGCAAAACGAGATAGTTGATATATCTTTAGCGGCATACAAGTAAGCCGTTAAACTATGTCAGACGGCGAGCCTGAAACCGGCCGGATCAGGATAGTGGTCCTCCTGGTCGCCATTGCCATAACCATTCTTCTGCTGGCCGGCATCGGAGCGATCGGCTACAGCATCCTGTTTCCGCCAGTATGGTCGGAGGAACTGCCATTCAAGAACAGCACAGGCCAGTACGACGTGGTGACGAAATACCGCAACGCTACCGACGTCTCTGCAGCTAACCTCTCCATCTTCCTAGACTCTGTAACGCCGGCTATAGAGGCCTCGATCTTCGAGGATCCGCAATACCGGCCGGTGGAGTACGCGGTCCTGCTGCACGACGAAGCCCAGCGGCACCAGATCAACTGCAGCGTGATCGGCACCAGTATGGCCGGCAACGTTCCCCGCCACGCCCTCGTAGCGTTTCATACCACGGACGAAGGCATGGTCTACGTCGACCTGACCGCCATGAACGTCTCCGCCTCCGACTACCCGGGGCTGGACTACTCCCGGATCCGGCTGCTCAGGGACTCGTGGAAGTTCCGGCTGCCCCCGATGAACGCCAGCGGAGGACACCCTGAAGCGATCGAGCGCAGGGACTCGCAGCCCGTAACATACGCCGAGCTGGAGCGCTTCCTCGCAGCAGACCGTACTGAGGACCAGATCTACGTCATGCCCGAGTACACCTGCCTCGACTTCGCGGTAGCCCTGCACGACCGGGCCGGGGAGGCGGGGATCAAGAGCGGCATCGTCGCCGTATCCTTCGAGGGCAGGAAGGACGGCCACGCGTTCAACGTGTTCCCCACCACCGACAAAGGACTGGTCTACATCGACAGCACCGGCCTGAACCAGACCCGCCTCGCCGACGGCGACCGGCCCACCGACAACGTGATCTACCTCAAAAAGGGAGAAGAGCTCGGCTCTCTCCCCATGACACAGGTCGCGGGCAACCTCGACTACGACTTCTACCTCGATCGCAAGGCGAAGATCCTCGCCTACCACGAGCAGTGGAAACAGTACGGCGAAAATCTCTCGGAGTATAACCTCGAAGTGGTCGCCTTCAACGCCCAGTCCGCCGCCAACAACCGCTTCTATGACTCATACAGCGCCGAATGCGACCAGTACGCCGCAGCCATAGCAGCCTACAACTACCAGATGAGCCTGCACAACCAGGCCATACTGACCGGTAGCAAGCCAGTGCCCCCCGCTCCCACAAACCTGGCCGAGCTGCAGGCCTGGAAAGCCCGGCTCGACGATAAGTACGACCAGTACTCCGCGGAGTGGTCCCGGCTGAACGCGTGGAGCAGACAGCTCGACAGCAAGCTCGCAAACCTCAAAGCCTGGCGCAGCAAGCTCGTGAACTCGGAAGAATACCACTGGATCACATACACCCCGCCAGGAGTGGTGGACGTGATCGAGGTCTACTGGGGCTGAAAGCTGCGCTGTCAGGCGTTGGTAGTAGGTCTGAAAACACATGAATTCGCAATGCAGGAGATAAAAGTACGCAGAGCGGTGAACTGCACACCGCTCCTGCATTTACTCATTTTCTCTTTTTCAGGTAACCTGTCGCCCCGATGGCGAAGGCCGCTCCGATAAGCGCCATAATCAGTAAGGCCGGATTGTTGAACGGCGACGGCGCCGGCCGGGCGGTGGCATTTGCTGCCGGCGTATCTGTGGCTGCCGGGGTGAACTGATCGGCGACGAAGGTCATGGCATTCGTGTCCAGGTACTTCCAGGCAGGCAGGACGTCGATGCTGACCGGCTTCGACTTGAGGCTGCCGTTAGCGTCGACGTGCTCAGCGTAAGCGGTGTATTTGCCGACGGGGACTTCGGAGATGAAGCCCGGGGCCTCTGCGGAGTCGTAGGTCGGTATAGTCAGGTTCGCTGTCTCGTTGGCGAGATATACGGTGCCGGTCAGCGGGTTTCCGGCGGCATCGGTGATGCTACCCCAGACGAATCCTGAATCAGATGGGCCAGGATAGTCTGTCAACTGGGTATCCTGCGCATTAAACCTGACAATGCCAGTGTCAGTAGGATACCAGAGCACGTTGTTCAGCCGGGTCTCATAACTTGTTCCATCTGCCGCAGTATAGTTCACCTTCGCTTTGCAGCCGGGGGAACTGGCTATCACATTTGTGAAGACAAACGTGCCATCCTGATTGGTTGTGTTAGTCCCTATCACCTGGTAGATGCCATCGTAGAGGGTGACTGTCGCACCGGCAATGCCATTGCCGCCAGCGTCAATAACCTGCCCCAGAGCCGTAAATGGCTTACCAAGAGACTGTCCTGCCTGCCCTGCATCACCGGCGGGCGTAGTCATAGGCGTGGCTATGTGGGTATCTGACAGACTGACGTTGATGATTGACTGGTTAGCCGGGTACCATTCCGGGCTAAACCTGGTAATATTGTACGTGGTGGCACCCAGAGTGTACCATGTGATAACTCTGATCCTGCCGGTCCCGCCGTCGCTGACGTTGGTGAAACTAAAGTTGCCGCTGCTGTCGCTGATCGTTCTGGCGATCTGGTTGTGGGAGCCGTCTTCGATCACGACGTCGGCCCCGGGCAGCGGCTCCCAGTTCGCATTTGTTACCTGGCCATGGACTAAATCAATCGTTCCCGTTTTGGCGAGCGAAGGGCTGGCGAAAAATGCAAATGCCAGCACTGCGATGAGCAAGCACGTGATAAATATATTGACTCTCATGTAATCACAAATTAAAAAATATAGAGAATATATATAGCGTTTCTCTCACGATCTATCAACGAGCATACGTCTCTCACACTAGCCTGATTGCCCTTCGGGCTGTGATCGGGCGTCGAGAGTCGGGGGAACCTTTTTGGAAAAGGTTCCCCCGACACCCCCTCCAAAACTACTCCCAAAACGTTTTATCTACCTTTCACCAATTAGCTACGATGAATTTCGAGAGGAAGCACATCATCTCTACCAAGGACTTCTCCAGAGATGAGATTGACTTCATACTGGACAGGGCGGCCAGGCTTGAGCCGTTTGCCCGCAAGGGTAGCACTGTTCTCAACGGCAGCATTGTTGCCACACTTTTCTACGAGCCTTCTACCAGAACCCGTCTTTCTTTTGATACCGCTGTCAAGAGGCTGGGCGGCACGACCATCGGCTTCGACAGCGCCGCTTCTTCCTCTACGGTGAAGGGCGAGACGCTGGCCGATACCATCAGGATCATCGACTCTTACGCGGACGCCATCGTCCTGCGGCACCCTAAGGAGGGGGCTGCCCGCATGGCCTCCGAGATCTCCCGGGTGCCGGTCATCAACGCGGGCGACGGGGCGGGGCATCACCCGACTCAGACGCTGCTCGACCTGTACACGATGCGGAAGGAGTGCAAAAAGGCCATCTGCGACCTCAACGTGGCCATCGTGGGAGACCTCAAGTACGGGCGGACCGTGCACTCGCTGGCCTACGCTCTGTCGCTCTACGGCGCCAACCTGTCGTTCGTCTCCCCGGAGCAGCTGAAGATGCCGGGAAGCATCATCAACTATTTGAAGCGAAAAGGCCTCAGCATCACCGAGACCTCCAGCTTGCAGGACGTGCTTGGCCGGGCGGACGTGATCTACATGACCCGCATCCAGAAGGAGCGGTTCCCGGACCCCGCCGAGTACCAGAAGGTGGCCGGGACTTACCGGATCACTCCGGAGACGCTGGCCGGCGTCGGCAGGGATACGATCGTGATGCACCCTCTCCCGAGGGTGGACGAGATCGCCCCCGAGGTAGACGCGACGAAGCACGCGCGGTACTTCCAGCAGTCCTTCTACGGAGTCCCCGTACGCATGGCAGTCCTCTCGCTGGTAATGGGTGTGGACATATGACAGGCAAAAGAGAGCTCAGGGTCAAGCCGATCGTCAACGGCACGGTGATCGATCACATCACCTCAGGGCAGTCCCTCAACGTGCTGAAAATTCTGGGCATCAACGCCGCCTCCAGGTACGTGGTGAGCGTGCTCATGAACGTCCCCAGCGGGGAGATGAAGGGCAAAGACGTGGTCAAGATCGAGAACAGGGAACTAGACCCTGAAGAACTGGACAGTATCGCTTTGATCGCCCCCAGGGCGACCATCAACATCATCCGCAACTACGAAGTCGTGGGCAAGCACCGGGTGGACCCGCCCCGGGAAGTCTCGGGCCTGGTCCGGTGCGGCAACCCCAACTGCATTTCTAACACGAACGAGCCGGTCACCTCCCGCTTCACCGTAG harbors:
- a CDS encoding glycoside hydrolase family 15 protein, yielding MRPLIFGNGSLLVCVDERGIVRDFYYPYAGMENHGGFMRLGLYDLARKRFAWLEDWDKSQSYVREAPDLSGSAYDVSMVGETDYFSPDFGAEVAVRSMVHHERNFFLRTVTVKNTSGEPSRLRLFSSQSYHILENNFANTAVRDGPMLNHYKRDRFFIQSSRPVFDQFTTGISEWRDRQGTWKDAEDGVLEGNIVAHGTVDSTVGWTLPELPQGESAVVHFWVCVGRHFREAKEVHDWVRSRDLDSLYRESSRYWKSFSVKAQSHGHLSSYSSLPDDVRDAFSRSLLTVFCHIDRGGSIIASCDSQIKQQGADYYTYCWPRDAAWVAMALDRAGYRYLCRNTYKFFSKILDRRGFFRHKYTPAGDLGSTWHPLPMVQIDETGLPLYALYRHWLEDRNIMTISALYEPLVRPAADFLVSFIDPGTGLPQPSFDLWEERKGVYAYSCACVYAGLRSAAEMASLIGDEGARARWDSAAASVRDATIRRMYDPALGRFRRGVGDDTVDASLFAVWYLGLVPPDHPAASGTMKAVEDRLTRPDGGIARYEGDQYQGFMNSWPLCTLWLAQWYLCRGDLERGMSLIRWAISHSAKGGLMPEQVNERGEPVSVLPLAWSHSTFMTAVIEYLEAQAGRFWSPF
- the pyrI gene encoding aspartate carbamoyltransferase regulatory subunit, with protein sequence MTGKRELRVKPIVNGTVIDHITSGQSLNVLKILGINAASRYVVSVLMNVPSGEMKGKDVVKIENRELDPEELDSIALIAPRATINIIRNYEVVGKHRVDPPREVSGLVRCGNPNCISNTNEPVTSRFTVERTGDDIQLRCSYCEYVIDQEIADHLL
- a CDS encoding carboxypeptidase regulatory-like domain-containing protein, which produces MRVNIFITCLLIAVLAFAFFASPSLAKTGTIDLVHGQVTNANWEPLPGADVVIEDGSHNQIARTISDSSGNFSFTNVSDGGTGRIRVITWYTLGATTYNITRFSPEWYPANQSIINVSLSDTHIATPMTTPAGDAGQAGQSLGKPFTALGQVIDAGGNGIAGATVTLYDGIYQVIGTNTTNQDGTFVFTNVIASSPGCKAKVNYTAADGTSYETRLNNVLWYPTDTGIVRFNAQDTQLTDYPGPSDSGFVWGSITDAAGNPLTGTVYLANETANLTIPTYDSAEAPGFISEVPVGKYTAYAEHVDANGSLKSKPVSIDVLPAWKYLDTNAMTFVADQFTPAATDTPAANATARPAPSPFNNPALLIMALIGAAFAIGATGYLKKRK
- a CDS encoding PQQ-binding-like beta-propeller repeat protein, producing the protein MLRLRRFALIASLIVFAVALFAQPAMAEQPEQEWTYSTNAYITGSPVYQNNVLYVGTQSGKLYSLYAPYGSAQWTFTTDNKTPTAISAAPLVATDEVTRQRMIYFGSGQGTLFAVDINGKEVWRFQADSSIDCTPVLYNGVIFFGTFNGKVYALSAEDGNQCWNFTADGWISDGLAAMDNQIYFGSWDGHLYSLDVGNGKQKLKVDLNSRVNAPVVSGDNIYVGTQDGVLYCINRFSGNVQWKFETDGAIVSRPLVQLNTVYFGSADGNLYAVNETNGRQIWKFAAQNGIRATPGFDSGILYFGSSDGHVYAVDARMGLEYWRYNAGSAVDTTPMAGLGTDRKKHLYFATVNGDVISLMLPDSLIMATPTPNPSPTVTPTIVPTPTVTVTPTPVPLPTAGPEPQSSWCPLPGLLAAALAVVGIVYYRRR
- a CDS encoding cupin domain-containing protein — encoded protein: METVNVKVDEQFQDREFYRESPLKTDKIAFSLYNFKPWQALPMQRNPGSDTIMYFVDGEAFMLINDAVFSVSPGDAMYVPAGATYGVLAGENDLNVVTVQGPKPVEVQQERGLFFRCPDCELEAPLTTGTETGDFNMCPRCETMVKLTKGQDSYRAEKTTETPPPEPELSHMSGEASAGEERKEPEAKLEFSVIDFQPWQALSMHKNPGSDTLLYVVQGQGIMFVDDEEKSVDANEAIYVPAGSAYGIMAADNPMTVMSIQGPVPVESEEVGGLEYECPVCSLETPVTTNTYDGCITVCPRCNVKLRLTRAGDTFKAEETTEQAPTEAEAQ
- the pyrB gene encoding aspartate carbamoyltransferase; protein product: MNFERKHIISTKDFSRDEIDFILDRAARLEPFARKGSTVLNGSIVATLFYEPSTRTRLSFDTAVKRLGGTTIGFDSAASSSTVKGETLADTIRIIDSYADAIVLRHPKEGAARMASEISRVPVINAGDGAGHHPTQTLLDLYTMRKECKKAICDLNVAIVGDLKYGRTVHSLAYALSLYGANLSFVSPEQLKMPGSIINYLKRKGLSITETSSLQDVLGRADVIYMTRIQKERFPDPAEYQKVAGTYRITPETLAGVGRDTIVMHPLPRVDEIAPEVDATKHARYFQQSFYGVPVRMAVLSLVMGVDI